From Musa acuminata AAA Group cultivar baxijiao chromosome BXJ3-8, Cavendish_Baxijiao_AAA, whole genome shotgun sequence, one genomic window encodes:
- the LOC103994413 gene encoding uncharacterized protein LOC103994413 gives MGLKPLSLQMIPWCFHVAGATCHSSSWFDDDDDTAANSPKPSVRLVSPDGRIRLYHRWVSAAELMAAHPFHLLCLSDSFVIGEPIASLSPDDRLLPGHTYFLLPSHFFHSALSFASLAACFGDHKRSGVAKLLQPIEIHKTAAGKLQVRVSDEYLERLRRAEEEAAAAERRGQRVCTTEELAKDYKQLVRCRSWKPKLETIKESERRRRSSAGAAFGRIGRRKKCGHLKNNRNKENKG, from the coding sequence ATGGGTCTCAAACCTCTCAGTCTCCAAATGATCCCGTGGTGCTTCCACGTAGCAGGCGCCACATGTCACTCCTCCTCCTGgtttgacgacgacgacgacactgCCGCCAACTCGCCGAAGCCCTCCGTTCGCCTCGTGAGCCCCGACGGCCGCATCAGGCTCTATCATCGATGGGTCTCGGCGGCGGAGCTCATGGCCGCCCACCCCTTTCACCTCCTTTGCCTCTCCGACTCCTTCGTCATCGGCGAGCCCATCGCCTCCCTCTCCCCCGACGACCGCCTACTCCCGGGCCACACCTACTTCCTCCTCCCCTCCCACTTCTTCCACTCCGCCCTCTCCTTCGCCTCCCTCGCCGCCTGCTTCGGCGACCATAAGCGGAGTGGCGTCGCCAAGCTCCTGCAGCCCATCGAGATCCACAAGACGGCTGCCGGCAAGCTCCAGGTCCGCGTGTCCGACGAGTACCTGGAGCGCCTGAggagggcggaggaggaggcggcggcggcggagaggaGAGGGCAGCGAGTGTGCACCACGGAGGAGTTGGCGAAGGATTACAAGCAGTTGGTGAGGTGCCGCTCCTGGAAGCCGAAGCTGGAGACCATCAAGGAgtcggagaggaggaggaggagtagcgCTGGTGCCGCTTTTGGTAGGATCGGCAGAAGGAAGAAGTGTGGCCACCTCAAGAACAACCGCAACAAGGAAAACAAAGGCTGA